The sequence ACGGCGGCCTTCCGGGAGTTCTCCGCAAAGAACCTGGAGAAAGAGAAAAAGCCCTCCATCCGCAAGGAACTGGACCAGGCGAAACAGCAGGCCAAAGCCCAGCACCGCCAGCGGGAGAAGGTCAAGACCAAAGGCCGGGGTGTGGAGTTATGACGGTTGACTGGAAAAAGAAACTGCTCCCTAACCTCCCGTATCTGCTGTTCGTGTATCTCTTTGATAAGCTATGCCAGGCGGTGCGCCTTGCGCCCGGCCTTGACGCCTCTGAAAAGTTCCTGCATTTGAGCCAGGGCTTTACGGAGGCGTTTTCTTATGCGGCGCCAAGCCTGCATCCCCTGGACCTGCTGGTGGGCATCGCCGGGGCGGTCGTCGTCCGGCTGGCGGTGTATGCCAAAGGAAAAAACGCCCGCAAATACCGCAAGGGCATTGAGTACGGCAGCGCCCGATGGGGCACGGCGGCAGATATTGCCCCCTATGTCGATCCGGTCCCTGACTGGAATATCCCGCTGACCCAGACGGAAAAGCTCACCATGTCCAGCCGCCCGAAAAATCCCAAGTACGCCCGAAACAAAAACATCCTGGTCATCGGCGGCAGCGGCAGTGGCAAGACCCGTTTCTTCGTCAAACCCTCCCTGATGCAGATGCACAGCAGCTATGTGGTCACCGATCCCAAAGGACAGCTTTTGTCCGAGGTGGGGACCATGCTGCGGCGGGGCGCCCCCAAGCTGGACGAGAACGGAAAGCCCATGCGGGACGCCCGCGGGAGGGTCATCTATGAGCCATACCGCATCAAGGTCCTCAACACCATCAACTTCAAAAAGAGCATGAAATACAACCCCTTCGCCTACATCCGCAGCGAAAAGGATATTTTGAAGTTGGTCAATGTCATTATCGCCAACACCAAAGGCGACGGGGAAAAATCCTCGGAGGATTTTTGGGTGAAGGCCGAGCGCCTTTTGTACTGCGCCCTGATCGGGTACATCTGGTACGAGGCGGAGTCGGAAGAAAAGAACTTCCTCACGCTACTGGAGCTCATCAACGCATCGGAGGCCAGAGAGGACGACGAGGAATTTCAAAGCCCCGTTGACCTGCTCTTTGCCAAGTTGGAGAAAGAACACCCGGACCACTTCGCCGTGAAGCAGTACCGCAAATTCAAGCTGGCCGCCGGTGATATATGCTCTAAGTGACTTCTTAATCATGATTTTGTCATGGTTAGTGAAGCAATTACTTAGAGCATTTTTGTATCAGGAGGTACAGCCATGAGAAATGAAAAAATTACCCCACTGTACGAGCGCCTGAGCCGGGACGATGAGTTACAGGGCGAGAGCAATTCCATATCCAACCAAAAGCAGATGTTAGAGGATTTTGCCCGCCGGAATGGGCTGCCCAACCCTACGCACTTTACCGATGATGGTATCTCAGGCACCCGTTTTGACCGCCCCGGATTTTTGGCGATGATGGAGGAAGTGGAGGCAGGGCGTGTAGAGGCAATCGTCATCAAGGACATGAGCCGGTTAGGGCGTGACTATCTGAAAGTCGGCCAGGTCATGGAGATTTTGCGGCAGCGCGGCGTACGGTTAATTGCCATCAACGATGGCGTGGACAGTCTGAAAGGCGACGATGATTTTACGCCCTTCCGCAATATCATGAATGAGTTTTACGCCCGCGACACCAGCCGGAAAATCCGATCTGTGTTTAAGTCAAAAGGCATGAGCGGTAAGCACCTGACAGGCACCGTGATTTACGGCTACTTGTGGGATGAAAAGCGGGAACATTGGCTGGTAGATGAGGAAGCCACCGAAGTGGTACGCCGTATCTTTTCCCTCACGCTGGAGGGATATGGGCCTTATCAGATCGCTTGCAAGTTGTCCGCAGACCGGATTGAAATTCCTGTCGTACACCTTGCCCGATTCAACGAAGGTGTGAACCGTTCAAAGCCGGTCAAAGACCCCTATGGATGGGGATCATCTACCATCGTGAACATTTTGAAAAAACGAGAGTATTTAGGGCATACCATCAATTTCAAGACCCGCAAGCACTTTAAGGACAAGAAAAGCCACTATGTTTCTGAGGATGAATGGACGATCTTTGAGAATACCCATGAAGCCATTATCGACCAGCAGACCTTTGATTTGGCGCAGAAAATCCGCAGCAATGTACGGCGTTATCCAAACGGCTGGGGCGAAGCGGCTCCCCTCACAGGTTTGCTCTATTGTGCCGATTGTGGCGGCAAGATGTATGTCCACCGCATCAACAATGGCAGGCGGATTTCTCAATATACCTGTTCCAATTATACCAAAGTTCCGTGTGGGACACTATGCCCTACACAACACCGTATCAATGAGAGTGCTGTTCTGACATTGGTTTCTGACACGCTCCGGGCTATCGCTGAATATTCCAGAAATGACCGGACGGAATTTATTCACACCGTTCAGGAAACGCAGGTTGCTCAACAGAGTGCCGATATATCGAAAAAGCGCAGGCGTCTGGCTGCTGCTCAAAAGAGAACCGGAGAACTGGAAAAACTGATTTGCAAAATCTATGAGGACAATGCCCTCGGCAAGCTGTCGGATGCACGATATAGGGCGCTTGATGCACAGTATGCCAAAGAGCAGGACGCACTTGAGATTGAAATTGCGGAGCTGGAAAAGGCTGTTACCGGCTATGAGCAGAGCCAGAAATCCGCAGAGAAATTTATAGCCCTGATTGATAAGTATGAGAATTTTGACACGCTGACAAACACCATGCTCAACGAGTTTGTAGAGAAAATCCTTGTCCACGAACGCGCCCGAAAAGGCAGCCAGGACACCACGCAGGAAATTGAAATCTACTTCAATTTTTTAGGACGCTATATCCCACCATCCTTACAGCCGGTTCCTTTAACCCCGGAGGAACAGGAAGAACTGCAGAAAAAAGAAGAACGCAAGGACAGGCTTCATCAGAATTATTTGAAGCGGAAAGCCAGCGGCGCACAGAAACAGTATGAGGACAAAATCAAGGCGAAGAAAAAAGCGGAAATGGACGCTAAGAAAGCCCTGATCCGGGCTGAGGATATGAAAAAAGGCGTTTTTTCTACTGTCGGACAGCTGCCGAAAGAAGAACCACGCAAAGGCAGCATAGCAGCCAGCGCAGCAGTCTAATCATCACGAAGCAAAGGAGAATGAATATGAGTAAGTTGACTTACATTCGTTGTGGAGATTATGATATACCCAACCTAAAACTTTCTGAACAGCCGGAAACTTCTATCGGCAAGTACGGCAGAATGCGAAAATCCTACCTAAAGGAACATCGCCCCATTCTCTACAACCATCTGCTGATGAGCGAGAAGCTGTATCCACACCTGTTAGAGATTGAGCGGACAGCACAGGGGCGTGTGGAAACCATGTTGCCTCACATGATGGAAGTTGCGGGTGTCACGGAGGAACTGAAAGCCTGTGACCCTATGCGCTGGATGGGGCTGATGAACACGCTGAAAGCGCAGGCAGAAGAAATCATATTAGCAGAATTGATTAACGACTGATTCCCTAACAATAAATTACAATATAATCAAAAAGACGAAGTTAGTGTAAATAGACTGACTTCATCTTTTTTGATTCCTATATTCTTCTGGGGATTTTCCATAAACTTTACGGAAAGTGGCCGCAAATTTACTTGCATTGGCATAGCCCAAATGCTCTGCAATATTGCCGATTGTCAAATTCGGTTTTGACATCAATAAAAGCGCATACCGCATTTTTGCCTGTCGGATATAAGCCCCAATAGGAACACCATACATGGCTTTGAATGATTCTCGAAGTTTGGTCTGCCCCATTGCTGCTATTTTGCAAAGCTGCGAGAGTTCTGGTGGGTTTAAAATATTCTGTTCAATAGCCAGACGTACAGATTCCAGCGCCTTTTTCTCTTGTTTGGAAAGAGACTGGTGTTTAGATGCTATCTCCTGTCGCTGTTTATGAAAGTTGCCTGCCACAATAGAAAGCAGTTCACCTACTTTGCTTTCGTAGTAAAGACGGGAGGTTTCGCCAGCAATCAGTTTATCCCGTATCTGCAAAAACAGGGTTCCAATTTCCGGGGTATTATAATCAAAAGCTTTCCAATCATAAACCTCTGCATAGTCAAAATCGTCCGGGGTAAAACGGTCTTGCAGATTTTTCTCTATGTAATCTTCAAACAGCAAAACTGACGCATAGCTGATTGGTATATTGGGTTGATATAATACTCGCCCCTGTGACGGCTTATTTAGATAAAGGTGGATTCCCTCTGTGATAGGTTGGGCTTTCCGCCCATTCTGGATCAGGGTAACACCGCCGGATTCCAAATAATAAATTTTCACCAGCTTTTGATTGATCTCATATTTGCGTTCCATTGAGGCGTATGGTATCCAGCTTCCGGTTGACAGGAATAATCCATCTGTCGGTTGAACCTGATAGATATTTCCATAGCCTTGTCTGTTTTGCGGCTGCAAGGTGCAGATTCCATTATGATTATCCTGTCGAAAATGATAATCATGCAGATAAAAAGAAGCATCCCCTAATTCGTGCGCGGCCTGTGTAGAATCGGTCTGCATCCTGCTCACCCCCGTTTCTTATGTAGTCGGAATAATCCGCAGTATCTTTTTTTATGCTCCAAAATGTCGCAAAGGCTGTCAGCAAAACCACAAAAAGCACTGATATATCCGGTTGTTTTTCCACTTTTAACTCCTGTTTTGACCTTTTTTGCCGGATTTGACACCCAAAAAATCACTGAGTAGAATGACATTACTGGCTGGTTAGCTGACTCTAATCACAGCAATTCTATCACGATTTTGTGCGTAGGTCAATGAGGCTTCTGCCAGCAAATAATAAATAGGAGGACGTTGAAAATGTCTAATTCACAACAAATGAAAAAAGGGCTGTCTGTGCGTGATTTGATTACCACCGGCATCCTTGCTGCTTTGTACATGGTATGCGCCATGATTGGCGAGGCTATCTTTGGGTTCTTCCCTGTACTGACTTTCCTTTGCCCGCTGTCTATTGCGCTGCTGTGCGGCCCGGTTTATATGCTGATACTGGCGAAGGTGCCGAAGCATGGCCCAATCATTGTCACCGGTATTTTGGTAGGAGGTGTACTGTTCGTACTCGGTATGTACTGGTCTATGTGTTTGGCATATTGTATTCTCGGCGTTGTGGCCGATCTGCTGGCCGGTTCCGGGAACTTTAGAAACAAAGGGCGTAACCTGTTGTCCTACATGATTTTTGTTCTCAGCCCAGTTTTCTCCTACGGTATGCTTTGGTTTGACCGCGACGCCTATGTGCAATATTTGGTAGAAAAGGGAACAGAACAGACCTATATGGACACAATGGTTTCAACCGCGCAAAACTGGATGCTCCCGGCAATGATTATCGGCGTGTTGATCTGTGCTGCTATCAGCGGTCTTGTAGGCCAG is a genomic window of Intestinimonas massiliensis (ex Afouda et al. 2020) containing:
- a CDS encoding helix-turn-helix transcriptional regulator yields the protein MQTDSTQAAHELGDASFYLHDYHFRQDNHNGICTLQPQNRQGYGNIYQVQPTDGLFLSTGSWIPYASMERKYEINQKLVKIYYLESGGVTLIQNGRKAQPITEGIHLYLNKPSQGRVLYQPNIPISYASVLLFEDYIEKNLQDRFTPDDFDYAEVYDWKAFDYNTPEIGTLFLQIRDKLIAGETSRLYYESKVGELLSIVAGNFHKQRQEIASKHQSLSKQEKKALESVRLAIEQNILNPPELSQLCKIAAMGQTKLRESFKAMYGVPIGAYIRQAKMRYALLLMSKPNLTIGNIAEHLGYANASKFAATFRKVYGKSPEEYRNQKR
- a CDS encoding TnpV protein, which gives rise to MSKLTYIRCGDYDIPNLKLSEQPETSIGKYGRMRKSYLKEHRPILYNHLLMSEKLYPHLLEIERTAQGRVETMLPHMMEVAGVTEELKACDPMRWMGLMNTLKAQAEEIILAELIND
- a CDS encoding recombinase family protein, whose amino-acid sequence is MRNEKITPLYERLSRDDELQGESNSISNQKQMLEDFARRNGLPNPTHFTDDGISGTRFDRPGFLAMMEEVEAGRVEAIVIKDMSRLGRDYLKVGQVMEILRQRGVRLIAINDGVDSLKGDDDFTPFRNIMNEFYARDTSRKIRSVFKSKGMSGKHLTGTVIYGYLWDEKREHWLVDEEATEVVRRIFSLTLEGYGPYQIACKLSADRIEIPVVHLARFNEGVNRSKPVKDPYGWGSSTIVNILKKREYLGHTINFKTRKHFKDKKSHYVSEDEWTIFENTHEAIIDQQTFDLAQKIRSNVRRYPNGWGEAAPLTGLLYCADCGGKMYVHRINNGRRISQYTCSNYTKVPCGTLCPTQHRINESAVLTLVSDTLRAIAEYSRNDRTEFIHTVQETQVAQQSADISKKRRRLAAAQKRTGELEKLICKIYEDNALGKLSDARYRALDAQYAKEQDALEIEIAELEKAVTGYEQSQKSAEKFIALIDKYENFDTLTNTMLNEFVEKILVHERARKGSQDTTQEIEIYFNFLGRYIPPSLQPVPLTPEEQEELQKKEERKDRLHQNYLKRKASGAQKQYEDKIKAKKKAEMDAKKALIRAEDMKKGVFSTVGQLPKEEPRKGSIAASAAV
- a CDS encoding MptD family putative ECF transporter S component encodes the protein MSNSQQMKKGLSVRDLITTGILAALYMVCAMIGEAIFGFFPVLTFLCPLSIALLCGPVYMLILAKVPKHGPIIVTGILVGGVLFVLGMYWSMCLAYCILGVVADLLAGSGNFRNKGRNLLSYMIFVLSPVFSYGMLWFDRDAYVQYLVEKGTEQTYMDTMVSTAQNWMLPAMIIGVLICAAISGLVGQKLLKKHFEKAGVV